TCGATTCGGATCGTTGTAGCCACTGCTGTCATTATTTACGCTAATGGCACGCTAAATAAACAGCCAGTAGCAGTGCTGGTACTAGCGTACTGCGTGATCGCTCGCGTGGCAACGACATGAAGCAACGAAGCTAGTACTCGTACGCCATAGTACATTGAAATTTAGAAGTACTATACGACTTTAAATCCTCACCAAATTCCCGTGCCTGCGAGCGTCGATCGATGTACAATCAATTCGTCGCATTGATCCGCCTTGCAACGTAGGTCCTGACGCGCGACGTCTACCTATCGAGGAGGTCAGAATGTACCGCAGTAGTACTACAGGTATTACTACTTTTTGCGAGAAAACCACGGATTTTGTTTCTGGAAGACGCTACCACAGTTCAACTTAATCTCCCGTGTCATTCGTGTCGAGGCGCCGTCGCCCAGGGTGAGCACGAATGCCACGAAACGGCAGTGAAATTTGTTTTGGGAGCATATGAAATGACAGAGATTGGTATCTCCCACAGCTTGTAGTTGCAGGCATGGGCGGGTCGGTCCATCGGAGACCATATGGGAAATTAGCGTGCGGAGAAAGTCCGTACGCGCCATCGTCGCCACGGACCGTGTATGgacgagaggaggaggaggaggccacaTACATACTCACAGTAGTCAGACTCGGTACTCGGCACCACGCACGGCCCATTCGGTCTTgtttcctcctcatcctcttcTATTCTAGATCGAGTATGGCCCTTCTTCGCGACCCCGTACGTAGTACGTAGCCCAGGCGCGTCGGTATGGCTGGCACCGCTAGCTGCTCCCATCCTGGACAAACGGGACAGCTGTTTTCCCGAAGGATATGTGATGATCTCCGGCTCTCCGTAGGGATGGGACAGGTTTGAATGTTGTACTGACGCGGGACTGCAGGGCAGGTGCCAGGCACTGCTCCCTCCAACAATACGGAGCGTATTAGGTCTCGTTTGACCAAGTCTTTaatcacaaattacttcatgaatatgtgactaatgtaATCAAACTGACCAAATATTCTTACCAAATATTCTTTAGTAGGAATATAATGAatatgaatctatgtcatgtaattatatattaataaaataatttgtgatcaaaacattgataaaaaaaaactaatacgTCACATATTTTTTGCCCGAGGTAGCACCAGGCTGTGTGCATGCACTGAGCATGAAGAAGGGCTGAATGGGCTAGCACCCAGCTGCCAGCTGGCTCCTGCCAGGCCATCCTTACTCCGCCTGCCACCCGCCATCGATGCCGATGTGTCCTCtccgatgatgatgatgccggTGTGTTTATTGGCCGCAGTAGCTAGCTCTATCTTTTGAGCCATGCATGGGCAGCTATTTGTTTATGATGAGGGACCGTGTCTGGAATTCAGAAACAGATAAGAAGAAGGGGTGTCGTGGCACGTCCGGCCTATGCACGACTGGTGAAAACGTGCATGCGCGGAAATGTAATGGACTAAATAATTAGTGCGGCTTTGCGTTTTAGCTGTGATCTCCCGACTCCACACGGGCCAAGGCCTAAAAAGAGCGAGGATTTTGCTTAGGAGTAACTGCAAAGACAGGCATTTCCATTCGGGGTAAGAAGTAACGAAAAGGGTTTCAAAATCCGTGTGCCCTGTTTAGAGAAGTCCGTCCAATGATGAGCCCGTTCACTTGTGCGGAGACGTCCTAATCAGCGTTCCCGTACCTAACGACAGCTAGCCGGAGCACCGGAGATTTCCACTTCAGTGGATCGACCCAACCAAAATTCAGACGACCACCTCTCCATTCCAATCTACAGCATGCAGAAACGTGCATGTAAAACTCACTGATCACCAACTCAAGTAAACCACAAGCAGGTAGATCGAGGCTAAGTTgtcaaaataaagaaaaaagcCAGACACAAGGCCAATGAAATCTCACCGGCTACGTCTGTCCTGTACTAGACCAGCTTTTCTGGCCATAATTAACCACGCCTGCACGTACTACCCAAGTACGGGAGTGCCGTAGCCGGAAGGACGGCCAGGCCAGCCTGCCAGCCGCGGGCGTTCCTTTCCTTCGGCCATAGGGAAGGAAACCGGCCGGGCGAGCGAACCTTCCCAGACCTGCCCTGCCCGCACATGCCATGGCCGGATCGATCCGATCACGCACGCAGCGCGCAGCTGCCGATCCATCTTAGCAGGCCGTGAACTGTAAAGCGGAGCAAAAGACCCACTGCCCCGTGCCGGAAGTGTGGCGAGCAAAAGCAAAACCAAAAGCTGCGCACTCTAAAAAACCCGGCACCGGTCACTTGCCCCCTTTCGCGGATGCCGCAGCGGACGGACGGACGCGGTCAAGAATCGGGTCCCACCGTACGTCCGTCCGGGCCGGGGTGCTGGATCCAGGGTgcctccagctgccgcgcGCCGAGCGAGACCCAAAATCTATCCGCTCCGCGCGCCGCATTTACTTCACCCGAGTACCCGACGCGCCCAGCCAGCCGGCACGGCACTTGCCCGTTGGATCCCACTTACTCGATCCCACGGTACAGCCTGTCCGAAAAACAAACCAGCAAACACACGCACGCTCCTCCCGTATAAATACCACCCTAGCTAGTGGCCactgatccatccatccatcaaccaaccaaccatTCCAATCCATCCAGCTCCAGGGACCAAGCTAGTGAGTGAGTGAGCTCCTCGCCCTTCACTGAGACAGTGTGCAGCTAGTGAGGAAGATGAGGACGGTTGCGCTAGGCATCGTGGCGATGGCCTGCCTGGTGGGCATGGCGCAGGGCGGCAACTTCAACCAGGACGCGGAGATGACCTGGGGCCATGGCAACGGCAAGGTCGTGGACGGCGGGCGCGGGCTGGACCTCACGCTGGACCGGACCACCGGCTCCGGGTTCCAGTCCAAGAGCGAGTACCTCTTCGGCAAGATCGACATGCAGATCAAGCTCGTCCCTGGCAACTCCGCCGGCACCGTCACCACCTTCTACGTAAGCTCCATTTCCTATGGCTTTGGCGCTGCTGATGTTTTAGTGGTGCCGGTGCGTGAAGCTGATTGTTTTTTGAGTCCTCTTTTGCTTGCAGCTGTCGTCGCAGGGGTCGGCGCACGACGAGATCGACTTCGAGTTCCTGGGCAACGTGACCGGCGAGCCGTACACGCTGCACACCAACGTGTTCGCCAAGGGGCAGGGCCAGCGTGAGCAGCAGTTCCGCCTCTGGTTCGACCCCACCACGTCCTTCCACACCTACTCCATCATCTGGAACCCGCAGCACGTCATGTGAGTCTCTTCAATTTCTTGGGACACAGAGAACATTGTTCTCGTCGGGTTAATGGAGGATCGCTGACGCAAAAGTTTCTCCACGGGTTTGCAGATTCGCGGTGGACGGCACACCGATCAGGGACTTCAAGAACAACGAGGCGCGCGGCGTGTCGTTCCCAAAGTCGCAGCCGATGCGGCTGTACGCGAGCCTGTGGAACGCCGACGACTGGGCCACGCAGGGCGGCCGCGTCAAGGCGGACTGGAGCAAGGCGCCCTTCGTCGCCTCTTTCCGCGACTTCAACGCCGACGCCTGCGTGTGGTCGGCCGGCGCCCAGCGGTGCCCTGCGGGCACCATGGAAGCATCATCGGCAACCGGCgccagcggcagcagctggTGGAACCAGCAGCTCAGCGACATGAGCTACCGCCGGATGCGCTGGGTGCAGAGGAAGTTCATGATCTACAACTACTGCACCGACGCCAAGCGGTTCCCGCAGGGCGTGCCCGCCGAGTGCAAGCTCCGCCGTTGAGAGAAACTATTTCGAGACAGAGCATGAACACGTCAGTCTGAGCCGAGTTTTGGTCTTCTCGATCGGGGATGGCGAATAATGTTTTGGACACGGAAATGTCGGGGTGTAAATGTAGTACTAGTATGCATATCGCATTCTTTCATTTGTTTTGTAACACGGGTTGGATGTACGTATCAAGTTCTTTTGATTAGTGAGTTCCTCTTAGATTTATTCTAGATGCGTCTTTTTCTTTGCTCCTGTGTTCTGTGTCCGGACTCCGGAATGAGGAACCAGCAGGCCGCAAAATTGGCCACGATTGGGCATGGACACCCTGTAAATCTGGACCGTAGCGAGGGGGAAAGCTTATCGGGTTTTGATTATTTTAACCGAGGAATGGACACATGCATGCCGACTGAGACTGGAGGAACCAACATTCGTACCAGCCACTCAGCACGAGTGTCGACCTTTAAAAATGGTGCTTAGGAGTAATTGAGCGTTAAAACATCGTAGCACCGTAGTACTACTCCGCGAGAAGAAAACATAACAAAGCCTGTCATGCTAATATATTCTGTGCACGGTTTTTCACCGATCCAATCCAGCTTTCTCATGCTCCGTTTTCACCGCGAGACAGTCTGCTAGACGCGCTTTCTTTAGGAAGTGTATGCATGTTCGTCACTGTTTCTCCCACAAAACCATTGGATGATCCCAGCCACACGGTCACATCCATGTGGACATGCACGAGGGTTGCATGCTTACGTTGCACACTTGCACTTATTTCGAAGGCAACTTCAGTTCATGAGACCATGCTGCTCGGCCGTGGAGGGACTCTCTGCCTTAGGAGAAAATTTTGAAGTACAACTCCAAGTAGTATTTTTTACGAAATTTATAATATTCTAGAGCTAACGTTTTGTTGGTCATCCGATCGGAAAGACTTTGTCTCGGATCGCGCCACGTGTCGTGTAGGATGAGTGACAACTTTACCCCGTCGTGTCAGAATGCTTCGAAGCGATCGTTAGTTTTGTGGGGTGGCAACTTTTGTT
This is a stretch of genomic DNA from Brachypodium distachyon strain Bd21 chromosome 1, Brachypodium_distachyon_v3.0, whole genome shotgun sequence. It encodes these proteins:
- the LOC100836845 gene encoding xyloglucan endotransglucosylase/hydrolase protein 22 → MRTVALGIVAMACLVGMAQGGNFNQDAEMTWGHGNGKVVDGGRGLDLTLDRTTGSGFQSKSEYLFGKIDMQIKLVPGNSAGTVTTFYLSSQGSAHDEIDFEFLGNVTGEPYTLHTNVFAKGQGQREQQFRLWFDPTTSFHTYSIIWNPQHVIFAVDGTPIRDFKNNEARGVSFPKSQPMRLYASLWNADDWATQGGRVKADWSKAPFVASFRDFNADACVWSAGAQRCPAGTMEASSATGASGSSWWNQQLSDMSYRRMRWVQRKFMIYNYCTDAKRFPQGVPAECKLRR